AACGGGCGCCGCGACACCCTCCGGACGGGCTATTACTTCTTCGACACCAGTGCGAAGCTCACGCATCGCTTCGGGCCGAACCACCGGCTCTCGCTCAGCTACTACCACGGGGGGGACGACCTGGACCTCCGCCTTCCGTTTGATCTGTCCCTAGATTTCTCGTCCTGGCTGCGCCCGGCCGATCTCCTGTTTGAGGTGGCCCAGAATTGGGACAATCGGGTCGTCAGTGGCCAGCACCGCTACCTCGCCGGTGACGACCTGTTTCTCACCACGACAGGGTATTACTCCGGGTATCGAGCCCAGGAGGCATCGTTTGTGCAACCGACCACGACCGCGTCGCTCACGTCCGACTACCGGGTCCAGCTCTCCGACGCAGGGGTGAAGGTGCAGGCCGACTATCACCACTCGGTGAGTCACGAGTGGACCGGCGGGCTGGAAGTCTCTACACTTCAGTTCGAGAGCACGCTCGACAGCGACCTGCAGCGGTCGAGCGGGACGTCCACCCGGCGCGTTCAGGACAGTCGCGTTTCCGCCGCGAAGGTGGCGGGGTATCTGCAAGACACGTGGACCCCCACCCCCCGATGGACGGTGGAGTCGGGGGTGCGGGCGAGTTATTTCAGCGGGGGCGATTACGTGCACCTCGCGCCCCGACTCAGCGCGCAGCACGTGGTGCATCCGCGGTGGCTCGTCGTGGAGGGGAGCGTCGGCCTGCACGTGCAGCACCTGCAGCGCCTCCGGGATCGGTATTCGCTGGCGTACGACCTGGTGTCGAGCCGATGGATTCCGGCGAGTGACCGCGTCCGGCCCGCCACCGGGGGGCAGTTGGGGCTCGGGACGTACACGCAGCTACGGCCCGGATGGAGCCTGGAGCTCGACGCGTACGCCCGAGAAACCCGCCGCACCCTCGTGCCGGCCGACGTATTTCAAGAGAAGGACGGTATTGAGGGCCCGGGGATTGAGGTTGGGGCATTGCTCGGCCAGTATGTGACCGGAGCCGAGCGGGCGTTTGGCCTTGAGCTTAGCACGCGCTACGAGCAGGGTTCGTGGCGGGCACGGTTCGGACTGAGTACGGGCCGCACGTTTATCCAGGCCCCTGCCCGATCGGGCCTTCGCTGGCGCCCGTCGGGTCTGGACGTGCCCGTATCGGTTCGCAGCACGCTCGGGTGGCAGGGGGCACACTGGCGGGCCACAGTGGGCGCGGAGGTGCGCAGTGGCTATCCCGTTACGGTGCCGGAGGCCCGCTACCAGTTGGGCGACCCCACGGCGGCTGAACCGACGACCTACCTATACCGCCCGCAGGTTCACAACGGGCGACTTCCGCCCTACCTCCGGGTGGACCTGACCGTGGGCTACCAGTTCCAACTGCTCTCCGCGAACTGGACGGCCACGGTGGACATCTCCAACGTCACCAACCGCGACAACATTCTGGATCAGACGTACCGGCCCACCGAGACGGGCATCGCCGTCAACCGTCAGCGGGGACTGCCGATTCTCCCCCTGGTGGAGTTGGAGATGGAGTTATAGGGGGGCCGGGCGCCAGAAGATCGAGTATAGAACCGGTTGACCGTTCGCTCGCAGACACAACACCGAATGCACCGAGAGACGGCGCGACACACGTTTCGAGCTCTTGCGGGCGTGCTCCTGATGGCCGGGCTCATCCTGGCCCTGGGGCGATGCGACCTGGCGGACCCCACAGAGCCGCAGTCGCTCGTGGTGGAGGCGTTCTTTGCGACCGACCGTCCGCTTCTTCCGATCACCCTTCGGCGGACACGCCCGCTCAACGCGCCCGGCAGTCGGGATGAGAACGCGGCGGACGGGGCGGCCATCGAGTTCGTTTTGGACGGAGAGCCCGTTCCGTACGAGGAGCATGATTCACGGCCAGGGCTGTACGTCCCTGGAGAAGACCTCGGGACGGTGCCGGCAGGCGTTCCGTGGGCCCTTACGGTTGAGTGGCAGGGCGAGGTCGCACAGGCCCGGGGGCGAACTCCGCCCCCCATCGACCTGGGCGAGGTCTGTGTCGAGGTGCCGGATGCTCCGGTGCAGGCCGTCCGCGTCGACTCGCTGCGTCGCGACTCGCTCGACCTCCCTGCGGAGCAAGGGTACCTCTATCCGGTGAACGTGTCGGTGGAGTGGCCGGTGGGGGCACTTCCAGCGGGAGCGGACACGACCCACTGGGTGCGGCCGCAGCTCCGGCCCGACACCGCTGAGTTCTCGTCCCGGGTTGTCAACTTCTTCCTGGAGCCGGTGGACGTGCGGCGCGAAGACCAGTTTCGGGCTCGGAACGGCCACCGGGCGTGGCGGGGCGTCTACGCGGTGCCCGTCGCGGGCAGCACCTCGGCGCTTCCCGGGCACGACCTCACCGTGACGCTTACTCGCGGCGACACCGCGTTCGCGGCGTTTGCCCGAAGCCGCGACGATCCAGAGCGGCGCGAGCCGGTGTCGAACGTGGAGGGGGGGCTCGGCATCGCCACGGGAATCGCGATCGATTCGTTGCGTCGCGTGGTGGAGGAAACGGGGGAAAAGTGCTACGTCCCGTGAAAGGCACGGTCCGCGGAGAATCCAGCGCGGAGGCTAGGCATAAAACAGCCGCAATAGTACACGGCGGCAATCGCCACTCGACGTGCATACTCCATTGCAGATCCACTGAGCCACATGTCCGAGGAGACGCCGGAGGGAACGATTACGCGCCTTGACCCCCAGGTCAACAACGAGAACCGGGTGTCGGTCTTCATCGATGAAGAGTTTGCGTTTGGGGTGCACGAGGACCTCGTGGTCAAGCACGGGCTGACGGTCGGGATGACCCTTACGGCTGAAGACATGCGCGAGGTCGAGGCCGACGAGCAGTACGTGGAGGCCAAGCAGGCGGCACTCGACTACCTCGCGCACAAGCCGCGCACAGAGACGGAGGTGCGCCGAAAACTCAAGCGGAACGACATGCCGGCGTTCGTGATCGACGACGTCATTGCCCGCCTGTACGAACTGGAATACCTTGACGACGAGGCCTACGCGCACGATTATGCCCACAACCGCTTTTCCAGCAAGAGGTACGGCCCCGTACGCATCCGACGCGAGTTAGAAGAGCGGGGCATCGACCGGCACCTGGCCGATGTGGCGGTCGACACGCTCTTCGAAGACAAAGACCCAACTGCGGCGGCCTGGGAGCACGCCGAATCCCGATGGCCGCGTCTGGCCGACGAGGACGACCCGCGTCGTCGCCGGCAGAAAATGTACCGGTACCTCCGCCGTCGCGGCTTCACGTCCGAAACCATTCGCCCCATTCTCGACGAGTTGGAGCGCGAGG
This window of the Salinibacter grassmerensis genome carries:
- a CDS encoding TonB-dependent receptor — its product is MPRFLCVIVFLIGGAVSGGAEARAQAPINIRVAEAPLTDALEEVRAQTDLDLVYAERLVRDRTTSCSYTGGNREAALECVLKGTGVQAERVRRGQYVLVATSEEENNSTEAAPRTSLKGYVRDAETGERLPGAHVYLTQLKAGTTTNQDGYFVLSGLPPETYAVRISYLGYQRIDTTITAGGEPARISLTGTSIQSEGVVVEAGSTGLEDNERLPGMSSVALNRLGQLPTFGEPDLFRALQWTPGVRKSGVTSGGLSVRGGNPDQNLYLLDGAPVYHPWHAFSLISTFQTQTLRSTDLYRGTFPVEHGGRLSAVLDAQMKDGSRRAPKAVAGLSVFSGRFRVESPLTESTSFMVSGRRSYLDKLIGRRHPVTGDNGRRDTLRTGYYFFDTSAKLTHRFGPNHRLSLSYYHGGDDLDLRLPFDLSLDFSSWLRPADLLFEVAQNWDNRVVSGQHRYLAGDDLFLTTTGYYSGYRAQEASFVQPTTTASLTSDYRVQLSDAGVKVQADYHHSVSHEWTGGLEVSTLQFESTLDSDLQRSSGTSTRRVQDSRVSAAKVAGYLQDTWTPTPRWTVESGVRASYFSGGDYVHLAPRLSAQHVVHPRWLVVEGSVGLHVQHLQRLRDRYSLAYDLVSSRWIPASDRVRPATGGQLGLGTYTQLRPGWSLELDAYARETRRTLVPADVFQEKDGIEGPGIEVGALLGQYVTGAERAFGLELSTRYEQGSWRARFGLSTGRTFIQAPARSGLRWRPSGLDVPVSVRSTLGWQGAHWRATVGAEVRSGYPVTVPEARYQLGDPTAAEPTTYLYRPQVHNGRLPPYLRVDLTVGYQFQLLSANWTATVDISNVTNRDNILDQTYRPTETGIAVNRQRGLPILPLVELEMEL
- a CDS encoding RecX family transcriptional regulator, which translates into the protein MSEETPEGTITRLDPQVNNENRVSVFIDEEFAFGVHEDLVVKHGLTVGMTLTAEDMREVEADEQYVEAKQAALDYLAHKPRTETEVRRKLKRNDMPAFVIDDVIARLYELEYLDDEAYAHDYAHNRFSSKRYGPVRIRRELEERGIDRHLADVAVDTLFEDKDPTAAAWEHAESRWPRLADEDDPRRRRQKMYRYLRRRGFTSETIRPILDELEREGGRSPA